In Elaeis guineensis isolate ETL-2024a chromosome 1, EG11, whole genome shotgun sequence, a genomic segment contains:
- the LOC105037960 gene encoding UPF0481 protein At3g47200-like → MFEFYPQSAHLFHSPRTVISSQELVNTTGCGLLHLFHSSQELENTTGCEWNTPSAVELRQVGVKFRKKEKGANFLDITFHKGRMEIPPLWVTDHTCSLFRNLIAFEQCYAGTKAYVTTYAVFMDCIIDEAKDAQLLHLKGIVVNRLSTDKALAGLFNKLCNQIHYSPDKDYLRNLFTEVNKYYNSKHHKWWAVLKRNYLSNPWAIASVTAAVLLLLLTIEQAVFAGFSYLLPPKGS, encoded by the coding sequence ATGTTCGAATTCTATCCACAATCTGCCCATCTATTCCATTCACCTCGTACGGTCATTTCATCACAAGAACTGGTGAATACAACTGGATGCGGTCTGCTCCATCTATTCCATTCATCACAAGAACTAGAGAATACAACCGGATGCGAATGGAATACTCCTAGTGCAGTGGAGCTCAGGCAGGTTGGTGTCAAGTtcaggaagaaggagaagggagcCAATTTCTTGGACATAACGTTCCATAAGGGACGGATGGAGATACCACCATTGTGGGTCACTGACCACACCTGTTCCCTCTTTCGCAACCTCATAGCTTTCGAGCAATGCTACGCAGGCACCAAGGCCTACGTCACAACATATGCAGTTTTCATGGACTGCATCATCGACGAAGCCAAGGATGCACAGTTGCTCCATTTGAAAGGTATTGTGGTAAATAGGCTGAGCACCGATAAGGCTCTAGCAGGTCTCTTCAATAAATTGTGCAATCAAATACattattctcctgataaggacTACCTTAGAAATCTGTTTACGGAGGTGAACAAGTATTATAACTCCAAACATCATAAATGGTGGGCTGTTTTAAAGCGGAACTATCTTAGCAATCCGTGGGCTATTGCTTCGGTGACAGCGGCAGTCTTGCTCCTCCTGCTAACTATTGAGCAAGCAGTTTTTGCTGGTTTTTCCTATTTGCTCCCTCCAAAGGGGTCGTGA